In Paraburkholderia bryophila, a single genomic region encodes these proteins:
- a CDS encoding MFS transporter, translating to MKVIFTRDFLALILSVAVVGLGSGATLPLTALALTQAGYGTDVVGLLTAAQAGGGLVIVPFAGWVAARFGGRQVIVGAVLVVAIATALMQLTANLWLWALLRVLCGAALMLLFTIGEAWVNQLADDATRGRVVAIYATNFTLFQMSGPVLVSQIADLMHSRFLICGALFLLALPMLATLRTAPHATDDDHAAHGSWRHVLPQMPALVVGTGFFALFDTIALSLLPLFAMSHGMTSEVAVLSASALLLGDTTMQFPIGWLADRLGRERVHIGCGVIVVLLLPLLPWAITSPWLCWPLLYVLGAAAGAIYTLSLVACGERFRGVALVSASSLVGASWSAASFGGPLVAGALMKGVGNDAMVGVLLVAALAFLAAVWWERRRSPMRAVG from the coding sequence ATGAAAGTCATCTTCACTCGCGATTTCCTCGCTCTCATTCTTAGCGTTGCCGTGGTTGGGCTCGGCAGCGGCGCGACCCTTCCGCTCACCGCGCTCGCGCTGACGCAAGCCGGCTATGGCACCGACGTGGTCGGCCTGCTGACCGCCGCGCAAGCGGGTGGCGGCCTCGTCATCGTGCCGTTCGCCGGCTGGGTCGCGGCGCGCTTCGGCGGCCGTCAGGTGATCGTCGGCGCGGTGCTGGTGGTGGCGATCGCCACCGCGCTGATGCAACTCACCGCGAACCTGTGGCTCTGGGCGCTGTTGCGCGTGCTCTGCGGCGCCGCGCTGATGCTGCTCTTCACGATCGGCGAAGCCTGGGTCAACCAGCTCGCCGACGACGCCACCCGCGGCCGCGTCGTCGCGATCTACGCCACCAACTTCACGCTGTTCCAGATGTCGGGGCCGGTGCTGGTGAGCCAGATCGCCGACCTCATGCACTCGCGCTTTCTGATCTGCGGCGCGCTGTTCCTGCTGGCGCTGCCGATGCTCGCCACCCTCCGCACTGCGCCACACGCCACCGACGACGACCACGCCGCGCACGGCAGTTGGCGTCACGTTTTGCCGCAGATGCCCGCGCTCGTGGTCGGCACCGGCTTTTTCGCGCTGTTCGACACGATCGCGCTGTCGCTGCTGCCGCTCTTCGCGATGTCGCACGGCATGACGAGCGAGGTCGCCGTGTTGTCCGCATCGGCTTTGCTGCTCGGCGACACGACGATGCAGTTTCCGATCGGCTGGCTCGCGGACCGGCTGGGCCGTGAGCGGGTGCATATCGGTTGCGGTGTGATCGTCGTGCTGCTGTTGCCGCTGCTGCCGTGGGCGATCACGTCGCCGTGGCTATGCTGGCCGTTGTTGTATGTGCTCGGCGCGGCGGCGGGCGCGATTTACACGTTGTCGCTGGTAGCTTGCGGCGAACGCTTTCGCGGCGTCGCGCTGGTGTCGGCGAGTTCGCTGGTGGGCGCGTCGTGGAGCGCGGCCAGTTTCGGCGGTCCGCTCGTGGCCGGTGCGTTGATGAAGGGCGTCGGTAACGATGCGATGGTCGGCGTGCTGCTCGTGGCGGCACTCGCGTTTCTGGCGGCTGTCTGGTGGGAACGGCGACGCTCGCCGATGCGGGCGGTGGGGTAA
- the aspT gene encoding aspartate-alanine antiporter, whose protein sequence is MISELLRSQPEIALFASLAIGYFIGSFRVGPIQLGGVCGTLIVALLLGQTGARLAPDLKNIAFALFIFALGFTGGPQFFANIGRGWRYGLLSVVEIVSVLVLILIAVVVMRLDAGTAAGLLAGAATESAVIGTASEAIAKLGFGDAETLRLQANIVTAYSVSYLFGLITIVLFTSQFAPLLLRVNLRDEAERVWRKLGGDGAFGEGQRAAAPALVGRAFRVGAAAGTTVVAFEQQHGYNLTIEQLRRDGAVVPVEPKRVLMADDLILIGGRREAIVTASASLGEEIDGGGFDQIVAEKLDVVLTRREAEGLTVAQVRERADPEQARGVYIAAVTRLETTVPALPGTELNRGDVLTLVGAKADVERGARRLGYVLAATQKTDFVYLALGVLVGMAIGHLGGRIGGVSIALGTGGGCLLSGLLFGWIRSRYPLIGSLPSAAAQILKDFGLATFIAAVGLSAGPDAIKLVREYGLALPVAGILMVLVPGLLSLWIGRVFLKLEAPMLLGAIAGQQCSTPAISALVGVTGNSTPVIGYTITYALSNILLPLMGPVVVGLAGKLG, encoded by the coding sequence ATGATCAGTGAATTGCTGAGGTCTCAACCGGAGATCGCGCTGTTCGCAAGCCTGGCAATCGGATATTTCATTGGCTCATTTCGCGTTGGGCCAATTCAGCTTGGCGGCGTCTGCGGCACGTTGATCGTTGCCTTGCTGTTAGGGCAGACGGGCGCGCGACTGGCCCCCGATCTGAAGAACATCGCGTTTGCGTTGTTCATCTTTGCGCTGGGCTTTACCGGCGGGCCGCAGTTCTTTGCCAACATCGGACGCGGCTGGCGCTATGGGTTGTTGTCGGTGGTCGAGATCGTCTCGGTGCTGGTGCTGATCCTGATCGCGGTGGTCGTGATGCGGCTCGACGCGGGCACGGCAGCCGGACTGCTGGCCGGCGCGGCGACCGAATCGGCGGTGATCGGCACGGCGTCGGAGGCGATTGCCAAGCTCGGCTTCGGCGACGCGGAGACGCTCCGTCTGCAGGCCAATATCGTGACCGCGTATAGCGTGAGCTACCTGTTCGGCCTGATCACCATCGTGCTGTTCACGAGCCAGTTTGCGCCGCTGCTGCTGCGCGTCAATTTGCGCGACGAAGCCGAGCGCGTGTGGCGCAAGCTTGGCGGCGACGGCGCGTTCGGCGAAGGGCAGCGGGCGGCGGCGCCGGCGCTGGTGGGCCGCGCGTTTCGCGTCGGCGCGGCGGCCGGCACGACGGTCGTGGCGTTCGAGCAGCAGCACGGCTACAACCTGACTATCGAGCAGCTACGGCGCGATGGTGCGGTCGTGCCGGTGGAACCGAAACGGGTCTTGATGGCCGACGACCTGATCCTGATCGGCGGGCGTCGTGAAGCGATCGTGACGGCGTCGGCCAGTCTGGGCGAAGAAATCGACGGTGGCGGTTTCGACCAGATCGTCGCCGAAAAGCTCGACGTGGTGCTGACGCGCCGCGAAGCGGAAGGTCTGACGGTCGCGCAGGTGCGGGAACGGGCCGATCCGGAGCAGGCGCGCGGCGTCTACATCGCGGCGGTCACGCGGCTCGAAACCACGGTGCCTGCGCTGCCCGGCACGGAGTTGAATCGCGGCGACGTGTTGACGCTGGTCGGCGCCAAGGCCGACGTCGAACGCGGCGCGCGGCGCTTGGGTTACGTATTGGCCGCCACGCAGAAAACCGACTTCGTCTACCTCGCGCTGGGCGTGCTGGTGGGGATGGCGATCGGCCATCTCGGCGGCCGGATCGGCGGCGTGTCGATCGCGCTCGGCACGGGCGGCGGTTGCCTGCTGTCCGGCTTGCTGTTCGGCTGGATCCGCTCGCGCTATCCGTTGATCGGCTCGTTGCCGTCGGCGGCCGCGCAGATTCTGAAGGACTTCGGCCTCGCCACTTTCATTGCCGCGGTCGGTTTGTCGGCCGGACCGGACGCCATCAAGCTGGTGCGCGAATACGGCCTCGCGTTGCCGGTGGCCGGCATTCTGATGGTGCTGGTGCCGGGGCTGTTGTCGCTGTGGATCGGCCGTGTGTTTCTCAAGCTCGAAGCGCCCATGCTGCTCGGCGCGATTGCCGGCCAGCAATGCAGCACGCCCGCGATTAGCGCGCTGGTGGGCGTGACCGGCAACTCGACGCCGGTGATCGGCTACACGATCACCTATGCACTCTCGAACATTCTGTTGCCGTTGATGGGACCGGTGGTGGTCGGTCTCGCCGGCAAGCTCGGTTAG
- a CDS encoding MFS transporter, with protein MPLPLLALAVAAFGIGTTEFVIMGLLPDVARDLSVSIPAAGMLVSAYALGVTIGAPIVAIAVANMPRKKALMSLIGVFIVGNLLCAIAPGYAVLMAARIVTAFCHGAFFGIGSVVAAGLVAPNRRAQAIALMFTGLTLANVLGVPLGTALGQAVGWRATFWAVTGIGIVAAAALAVCLPAKIEMQKASLIHEFSVLKNPQVLMVLGISVLASASLFSTFTYITPILEDVTGFTPHAVTLVLLLFGLGLTVGSTLGGKLADWRLLPSLVAFLLAIVVILTIFAGTMHQQIPAMITIFVWGILAFAIVPPLQMLIVDRASHAPNLASTLNQGAFNLGNATGAWLGGMAIGAGAPLTTLPWVGVATSIGALVLTLWSVSIDRRAQRMMAAG; from the coding sequence ATGCCTTTACCCCTGCTCGCCCTTGCCGTCGCCGCTTTTGGAATCGGTACCACTGAATTCGTGATCATGGGCCTGCTGCCCGACGTGGCACGCGATCTGTCCGTCTCGATTCCGGCCGCCGGCATGCTGGTGTCGGCGTATGCGCTCGGCGTCACGATCGGCGCGCCGATCGTCGCGATCGCGGTAGCCAATATGCCGCGCAAGAAAGCGTTGATGAGCCTGATCGGCGTGTTCATCGTCGGCAATCTGCTGTGTGCGATCGCGCCGGGTTATGCGGTGCTGATGGCTGCGCGTATCGTCACGGCGTTCTGCCATGGCGCGTTCTTCGGTATCGGCTCGGTGGTGGCCGCGGGACTCGTCGCGCCGAATCGCCGCGCGCAAGCCATCGCGCTGATGTTCACCGGCCTGACGCTCGCCAACGTGCTCGGCGTGCCGCTCGGCACCGCGCTCGGCCAGGCCGTGGGCTGGCGCGCAACGTTCTGGGCGGTGACCGGTATCGGCATCGTCGCGGCGGCCGCGCTCGCCGTCTGCCTGCCCGCGAAGATCGAGATGCAGAAGGCCAGCCTCATCCACGAGTTCAGCGTGCTGAAGAATCCGCAGGTGCTGATGGTGCTCGGTATCAGCGTGCTCGCGTCGGCCAGCCTGTTTTCGACCTTCACGTATATCACCCCGATCCTCGAAGACGTGACCGGCTTCACGCCGCATGCGGTCACGCTCGTGCTGCTGCTGTTCGGCCTCGGCCTGACGGTGGGCAGCACGCTCGGCGGCAAGCTCGCCGACTGGCGGCTGTTGCCGTCGCTGGTGGCGTTCCTGCTGGCGATCGTCGTGATTCTGACGATTTTCGCCGGCACGATGCACCAGCAGATTCCGGCGATGATCACGATCTTCGTCTGGGGCATTCTGGCCTTCGCGATCGTGCCGCCGTTGCAAATGCTGATCGTCGACCGCGCGAGCCATGCGCCGAATCTGGCGTCGACCCTGAATCAAGGCGCGTTCAACCTCGGCAATGCCACGGGCGCGTGGCTCGGCGGCATGGCGATCGGCGCGGGCGCGCCGCTCACCACGCTGCCGTGGGTCGGCGTGGCGACCTCGATCGGCGCGCTGGTGCTGACGCTGTGGTCGGTGTCGATCGACCGTCGCGCACAGCGGATGATGGCCGCGGGATAG
- a CDS encoding 2-hydroxyacid dehydrogenase produces the protein MRMILFSSRQYDSDTFIEANGRHCYELHFQESHLDSETAILAQGYEVVCPFVNDRVDAAALERLHAGGTRLIALRSAGFNHVDLATAERLGITVARVPAYSPHAVAEHAVGLILALNRRLPRAVARTREGDFSLHGLLGFDLHGKTVGVIGTGMIGRVFARIMAGFGMQVLAHDPGTPAADLLGLGARYVPLDTLLAESDVVSLHCPLVPDTYHLIDGHALAKMKRGAMLINTGRGGLVESNALIGALKDGQLGHLGLDVYEEEGGLFFEDHSNLPLQDDVLARLLMFPNVIVTAHQAFFTREAMSEIAQTTLDNVAAWESGTPRNVVRAAG, from the coding sequence ATGCGCATGATCCTGTTCAGCAGCCGTCAGTACGACAGCGACACGTTCATCGAAGCCAACGGCCGGCACTGCTACGAACTGCACTTTCAGGAGTCGCACCTCGACAGCGAAACCGCGATCCTCGCGCAGGGTTACGAGGTGGTGTGCCCGTTCGTCAACGACCGAGTCGACGCGGCCGCGCTGGAACGGCTTCATGCCGGCGGTACGCGCTTGATCGCGCTGCGCTCGGCGGGCTTCAATCATGTCGACCTGGCCACGGCGGAACGTCTCGGCATCACGGTCGCGCGCGTGCCGGCGTATTCGCCGCACGCGGTGGCCGAGCATGCGGTCGGTCTGATTCTGGCGTTGAACCGGCGTCTGCCGCGCGCCGTCGCGCGGACTCGCGAGGGCGATTTTTCGCTGCACGGGCTGCTCGGTTTCGATCTGCACGGCAAGACGGTGGGCGTGATCGGCACCGGCATGATCGGCCGCGTGTTCGCACGGATCATGGCGGGCTTCGGCATGCAGGTGCTCGCGCACGATCCCGGCACGCCCGCCGCCGACCTGCTCGGGCTCGGGGCGCGCTATGTTCCGCTCGATACATTGCTGGCGGAATCCGACGTGGTCAGCCTGCACTGTCCGTTAGTGCCGGACACCTACCATCTGATCGACGGCCACGCGCTCGCCAAGATGAAACGCGGCGCGATGCTGATCAACACCGGCCGTGGCGGCCTGGTCGAAAGCAATGCGCTGATCGGCGCGTTGAAGGACGGCCAGCTAGGCCATCTCGGACTCGACGTGTATGAGGAAGAAGGCGGCCTGTTCTTCGAGGATCACTCGAATCTGCCGCTGCAGGACGACGTGCTCGCGCGCCTGCTGATGTTCCCGAACGTGATCGTCACCGCGCACCAGGCGTTCTTCACGCGTGAAGCGATGAGCGAGATCGCCCAGACCACGCTCGACAACGTCGCGGCCTGGGAGAGCGGCACGCCACGCAACGTGGTGCGGGCGGCGGGTTAG
- a CDS encoding plasmid fertility inhibition factor family protein: protein MLLTQSTRSVSALLTRWRIFASLSSLPLPSSNPSSAASPACAETVWIVPLLEHSWFDHVRLKRVFVTDGTRHQVVLIDVRKLLACADRDNTDYVLKPVAEWHAGKVRGIREFLDPDNPRIPQMPYVTITTRRAPGLLGWVGFEREGVVSFRNGQHRARYLADAGARWFPVEVHEREAVMLRELCGAPDDARTAIRATTLGGPPQVVPPPASQP from the coding sequence ATGCTTCTTACACAGTCGACTCGTAGCGTTAGCGCTCTTTTAACGCGCTGGCGGATTTTCGCTAGCTTATCGAGCCTGCCTTTGCCTTCGTCCAATCCATCGTCAGCCGCTTCGCCGGCTTGCGCCGAAACCGTGTGGATCGTGCCGCTCCTCGAGCATTCGTGGTTCGACCATGTGCGCCTGAAACGCGTGTTCGTCACAGACGGCACGCGGCACCAAGTGGTGCTGATCGACGTGCGCAAGCTGCTCGCCTGCGCGGATCGCGACAATACCGACTACGTGCTGAAGCCGGTTGCCGAATGGCATGCCGGCAAGGTGCGCGGCATTCGTGAGTTTCTCGATCCGGACAATCCGCGCATTCCGCAGATGCCCTACGTGACGATCACGACGCGTCGCGCGCCGGGATTGCTCGGTTGGGTAGGATTTGAGCGGGAAGGCGTGGTGTCGTTTCGCAACGGCCAGCATCGCGCGCGCTATCTGGCCGATGCCGGCGCGCGCTGGTTTCCGGTGGAAGTGCACGAGCGCGAGGCGGTCATGCTGCGCGAACTGTGCGGCGCACCGGACGACGCCCGCACCGCGATTCGTGCAACGACGCTAGGCGGGCCGCCCCAGGTCGTTCCCCCGCCCGCCAGTCAGCCCTAA